In one window of Ptiloglossa arizonensis isolate GNS036 chromosome 5, iyPtiAriz1_principal, whole genome shotgun sequence DNA:
- the L(2)37cb gene encoding DEAH-box helicase 16 lethal (2) 37Cb, whose product MSKYRRKESSSEDSDSEEERRKKDIKERDEFAIRLKAKDESRIRKVAMPAGSGAAEAAKRLKIMETDMREKLVPKLRVESRRKYLEKRKEDKVAELEADIIDDEYLFEEEILTDRERKEREHKKQLLQLAKEHEKARELERVQRYHMPLEKGKAEPEQDVHDNEPPQSEQSKWESDQMSSAVFRFGAKDRKAQQDYDLLLEDEVEFVQALRMPGSEKDRKREASPPPQVKALQTIQETKKSLPIYPFRNDLIQAIKDHQVLIIEGETGSGKTTQIPQYLYEAGFAEDNKIIGCTQPRRVAAMSVAARVAHEMAVKLGNEVGYAIRFEDCTSHRTRIKYMTDGTLHREFLSEPDLASYSVMIIDEAHERTLHTDILFGLVKDITRFRQDLKLLISSATLDATKFSEFFDDTPIFRIPGRRFPVDIYYTKAPEADYIDASVVSILQIHATQPPGDVLVFLTGQDEIETCQEMLQERVRRLGSKLGELLILPVYANLPSDMQAKIFQPTPFGARKVVLATNIAETSLTIDNIVYVIDPGFAKQNNFNSRTGMESLMVVPISKASANQRAGRAGRVAPGKCFRLYTAWAYQHELEDNTVPEIQRINLGNAVLTLKALGINDLVHFDFLDPPPHETLVLALEQLYALGALNHRGELTKLGRRMAEFPLDPMMAKMLLASEQYRCSEEVATIAAMLSVNGAIFYRPKDKIIHADTARKNFHVPGGDHLTLLNVYNQWQQSDFSTHWCYENFIQHRSMKRARDVREQLVGLMQRVEMELVSGITETVNIRKSITAGYFYHVARLSKGGHYKTAKHNQTVSIHPNSSLFQELPRWLLYHELVFTTKEFMRQVTEIESKWLLEVAPHYYKPKELEDSTNKKMPKVAGRSRPDGTN is encoded by the exons ATGAGTAAATATAGGAGAAAAGAATCCTCGAGCGAGGATAGTGATAGCGAAGAAGAGAGACGTAAGAAGGATATCAAGGAAAGAGATGAATTTGCTATTCGTCTTAAAGCAAAAGATGAAAGCAGAATACGGAAGGTTGCTATGCCAGCTGGTTCGGGAGCAG CCGAAGCAGCaaagagactcaaaattatggAAACGGATATGCGGGAGAAATTGGTACCAAAGCTGCGAGTCGAATCTCGcagaaaatatttggaaaaacgtAAAGAAGATAAAGTGGCCGAATTAGAAGCTGATATTATCgacgatgaatatttattcgaagaagaaat ATTGACGGATCGggaaaggaaagaaagggaACATAAGAAACAGTTACTGCAATTAGCGAAAGAACATGAGAAAGCTAGGGAGCTTGAAAGAGTGCAACGATACCACATGCCTCTAGAAAAAGGAAAAGCCGAACCGGAACAAGATGTACATGACAACGAGCCACCGCAATCTGAACAAAGTAAATGGGAATCCGATCAAATGTCGTCTGCTGTTTTTCGTTTTGGTGCCAAAGATAGGAAAG cTCAACAAGATTACGATCTCCTCTTGGAGGACGAGGTAGAATTCGTTCAAGCGCTGCGTATGCCTGGCAGCGAGAAGGATCGAAAACGCGAGGCGAGTCCACCACCGCAAGTGAAAGCACTGCAAACCATAcaggaaacaaaaaaaagttTACCAATTTACCCCTTCAGAAATGACTTGATCCAGGCCATCAAAGACCATCag GTGTTGATAATAGAAGGAGAAACAGGTTCTGGAAAAACCACGCAAATCCCGCAATATTTGTACGAGGCCGGGTTCGcagaagataataaaattattggcTGTACTCAGCCGAGAAGAGTGGCCGCCATGTCCGTGGCAGCGAGAGTTGCTCACGAAATGGCTGTAAAATTGGGAAACGAAGTAGGTtacgcgattcgtttcgaagattGCACTTCCCACCGCACTCGAATTAAATATATGACCGACGGTACGTTGCACCGAGAATTTCTCAGCGAACCAGATTTAGCTTCGTACAG CGTCATGATCATCGACGAAGCTCACGAGCGTACTTTACACACCGACATATTATTCGGATTAGTAAAAGATATCACGAGATTTCGGCAGGACTTGAAGTTGTTGATTTCGTCGGCCACGTTGGATGCAACAAAGTTCAGCGAGTTCTTTGATGACACTCCCATTTTCCGAATACCCGGTCGACGATTCCCCGTCGATATTTATTACACCAAAGCGCCCGAGGCTGATTACATCGACGCTTCCGTTGTTTCTATCCTTCAGATACACGCAACTCAACCTCCCGGGGATGTACTCGTGTTTTTAACAG GCCAAGACGAGATAGAGACTTGTCAAGAAATGTTGCAAGAAAGAGTGAGGCGATTGGGATCGAAATTAGGGGAACTCTTGATTTTGCCCGTTTATGCGAATCTTCCAAGTGACATGCAGGCGAAAATATTTCAACCAACTCCGTTCGGCGCTAGAAAG GTAGTTCTTGCAACCAACATAGCTGAAACATCCTTAACTATAGACAACATAGTATACGTGATAGATCCTGGATTCGCGAAGCAGAACAATTTCAACTCCCGAACCGGCATGGAAAGTTTGATGGTGGTTCCAATCAGTAAAGCCTCTGCCAATCAAAGAGCTGGTAGAGCCGGTAGGGTAGCCCCGGGGAAGTGTTTTCGACTGTACACGGCCTGGGCTTATCAACACGAGTTAGAAGACAATACTGTGCCCGAAATTCAGAGGATTAATCTCG GTAACGCTGTACTTACTTTAAAAGCATTGGGTATAAACGATTTGGTTCACTTCGACTTCCTCGATCCACCGCCGCACGAAACGTTGGTTTTAGCGTTGGAGCAGTTGTACGCTTTGGGGGCTTTGAATCATCGCGGAGAATTAACGAAACTCGGACGAAGAATGGCCGAGTTTCCCTTGGACCCGATGATGGCCAAGATGTTGTTGGCTAGCGAACAGTACCGCTGTTCGGAAGAGGTAGCCACCATTGCTGCCATGTTATCGGTAAACGGAGCGATTTTCTACAGACCAAAGGACAAGATTATTCATGCAGACACAGCGCGAAAGAATTTCCATGTACCCGGTGGCGATCACCTTACCCTGTTAAACGTGTACAATCAGTGGCAGCAAAGTGACTTCAGTACTCACTGGTGTTACGAGAATTTCATTCAacatcgatcgatgaaacgagCGAGAGACGTCAGGGAACAATTAGTTGGATTGATGCAGCGCGTCGAAATGGAACTCGTGTCGGGGATCACGGAAACAGTGAACATCAGGAAG TCAATCACTGCGGGTTACTTTTATCACGTTGCCCGATTATCAAAAGGGGGTCATTACAAGACTGCTAAGCACAATCAGACTGTGTCGATTCATCCGAACAGTTCACTCTTTCAAGAACTGCCACGTTGGTTGCTCTACCACGAGCTGGTTTTTACCACAAAGGAATTCATGCGACAG GTAACAGAGATCGAAAGTAAATGGCTTTTGGAAGTTGCTCCTCATTATTATAAGCCAAAAGAACTGGAGGACTCCACGAATAAGAAGATGCCGAAAGTCGCGGGAAGATCGCGTCCGGACGGAACCAATTGA